The sequence below is a genomic window from Calditrichota bacterium.
CGCCTGACTCTTTTTCAAATAGAACGAGTCCCGCTTTTTTACAAATCGGTTTAACCGGGAGACTCCTTTTTGGGCCGCCTCATTTGTCGGGGCGATATCCAGGACATGCAAATAAATATCCAGAGCCCGGCTGAACGATTTTCGTTTTTCAAATTCTCCTGCCTTGTTTAAGAGGGAATCTATTTTTGCCAGTTTCCGGTCATTCTTCCGTTGTATTTCATCAAGATAAACCTTAACCTCTTCATATCCCGGATCGATTAGAAGCGCCTTCTCAAATTGTTCCTGCGCATGCCCCAGTTTTCTCTGACTGTAGTACCCCAGACCGCGATAAAAATATTCTTCTGCCTCTTTGTGCTTGCTGCTCTTGATTTTTGTCAGGAGCTGGCGGGCTTCCTTGTTGTTTTTATCGATCAACAATATCTTTTGGAAGATTTTCTCCGCAATGGACTCCTGACCCTGATCCAGATAGTGTTTTCCCTTCTGGAGGGTTCGTTTGATATCGTTGCGCACCAGAGGACGCAGGGCTTTTAGTCGATATTGAGCCGGCTTATAATCGGGATTTTGGTTGAGAATATCCAAATAGCGCATGGCAGCGACAAAAAAATAACCCCGCTGTTCCAGTTCCTGTGCATCAGACATCCATTTTTGTATCTGCTTTTCCTCATTGCGGATCTTGCGGGTCACAAGTTCAAAAGACCGGTTGTAAAAATTGTTCTCCGGAACGTAGCACCACGCCCGGTGAAAATCGCGCCGGGCTTCTTCGTAATCGTGTTGCTCAAGCGCATGCTTACCATCGTTAAAGTATTTTTGAGCCCGTTCCTCCGGCGATTCACCAAATAACATCGAAAACGAAATCTGCAGGCGTTTTTCATCCGGATTGAAACCAATATCCGCCAGGTAGCGATTCAAGTTAAAGGAAATCCCTCCGAAAACTCTGTTTCCGGATCGGTCGGAAAAACTCGCCAGCACCGATACGTCTTCAATTAGATTAAACCGTATTCCAAAAGACCAAAACGCTCTTTTGTTCTGCACGTAAACATTCGGGTAAAATTTTAACTGATCCTGTTTTAAAGAGATAAACCCGCCTGCCCCCCATTGCACCGGTTCTTTTATTTGATTTAAAATGTTAATGTGTGAGATGTGAGCCCCGAAGCCCATTTTGATCGGCGCACCGGAACGGTTTATTTTCACAAACCGATAGGTTCCGCCCCAATTCATAAACAGCCGTTTGTTCTCACCGAATTTCGAATAGTCCAGTCGAAGACCCCAGGTGCCGCGATGCCCCAACAATTTACTGAATCCCGCCCGGAACGACTGCGCTGGCACATCTCCCAAACCATTGGTAAACGCCAGTCCCATATGACCAATTTGGGGACGAAATCCATTCAGAACAATCGCGTTAAACCGGTAAGGAGCATTCAAGTGAATAGTGGCACGCTGCCAGGAATTGAGTCCCAAATTGGCCGGATTGGCCAAAAATCCGGACGGACTTTCCGAATAATAACTCAAAACACCACCCAGCGAGGTCAATCCCACATCGTAGTCCGGGATTTGTGTGTTGCCTTTACCGGCTGCGAGAAAAATAAAAACCCCCAGGGCAAATGTTTTCAAAACATGTCTGTTAATCATTCGTAACCATGTAAAGTTGAACCGGTCTGTTTCTGCCTTTTAGAATAAGAGGCTCTAATTTAATAAGCGAATATTTTCCCTGAACCCTGCGGATCATTCGATTCGGAATAATGATTTGTCCGGGTTTGGCAATGGAACACAATCTGGCCCCCAAATTAACCGTATCCCCAATCGCCGTGTAATCCATTCGGGTTTGCGTACCCATGCTTCCGATCATAACCGGACCATAATTTATGCCGATGCCCACCTGTAAAATTTCCTTTTTTGCTTTTTTTCGGGTTCGATTGAGTTCCCGAATCGCCTTCTGAATGTCAATGGCGGCCTGGATCGCCTGATCAACCATTTCTTCTTCCAAAAACAAGGCCATTATTTGATCGCCCACGAACTTATCCACGATTCCGGAATATTTTTCAATGATTTTGGTCTGAAGATCAAAATAAATATTGATCAGCTTAACGAGACTTTCCGGTTCGAGTTTTTCCGAAACGGTTGTGAAGCTTCGGATATCCGAAAAGAGAACGGTAATATTTCGGCGCTCCATAGCCTCGTCATCCTTTAGTTTTAATCGGGAACGCCTCCGAATCATCTGCATGGTCAGGGTTGAAATAAATTTCTGCATTTGCAGGTTTTCCCGAAATCGCCGAATCAATTGATTGAATTCACGCGTAAGCAAACCCAGTTCGTCGTTTGATTTTACAGGAATTTCCACTTCCAGATTGCCGTCGCGCACTTCCCTTACACCATTTGCAAGAATAACGATCGTTGAAGAAAGCTGGTGGGCAATCCAATTGGCAGCAATCAGTCCCACGCCCACAATAACAAAAGTAATGAGCAAAAGAATTTGTCGGGCATGACTGATGGGCCGAAAAACGTCCTTTTTTGAGAACCCCACAACGGCCACCCCTAAGAGCAATTTACCCGCTTTGGCCCTACTAATATGTTTTACATAAATCGGATGCACATATTCAAAATATTTTCCATTCTTGAACGCGGATTTTAGGTCGTGGGTTTCTGGAAGAGAAAGATACCTGGGAGCACGGCTGTCAATTTTTCGGGGATTTGAATGGGCAATGACCAGGCCTTTACGATCAACAACAAAAGCATAGCGCAACCCAATAATTTTCATCTGAATCATATTGCTGATGAGCTCCTGTATGGGCGCACGCCCTCCCAGGAGCATGTTTTCTTTGGCCACGCCCGAAAGATTTTGCACAGACAACTGGCATATTTCGGCCATTTTTTCATTCAGAACTTTTCGCTGCCATTCCAGAATTGAAAAACTCAGAATCAAAATGGTCACAAGCAAGACAATGCTTATTGTAAAACTAAACTTCTGCCGAATGCTTAACCGATTATAGTAAGACTGCCCCAAATTCCGTAGTTGTGCGAATTGCAACAGGCGCACCCCATCCTCCACTCGTCTTGTGGCTTTTCCACCTTGAACTAAATTACACGTTTTCTTTAATTTTTACAACCAATAGCGTCATATCATCCGTTTGGTCGGCTCCGTTCGAAAATGTTTTTACGGCCTCGAGAATTTTTTCCGAAATTTCCTCGGCAGGGAGCAACAGATTCTCATATATTTTTTGGATCAATCGTTCCTCCCCAAATTCCTCCTCTTCTTGATTTTGGGCTTCCGTAATGCCGTCGGTATACAAAACCAGCACATCATTCGGGTGTAGAAGAACGGTGCTTTCTTCATAAGCCACATGCGGCATCATCCCCAAAATAATTCCTCCCTCCTTTAAAAACTGATAGCTCCCATCCTGATGAAAGAGAATGGGGGGATTGTGACCCGCATTCGTAAAAGTAAGAGAGGATTCGCGGACGAGGAGTTCGCCATAAAAAAATGTGATAAATTTGTCTGATGTTGTATTCTGGTAGATTAAATCATTGATTTTTTTAACAATACTCTGTACAGGTTTTCCATCGCTGGCAAGAGCGCGCAAACTCGCCTGAAGGTTCGCCATAAGCAAAGCCGCCGGTGTGCTTTTGCCCGAAACATCTGCAATGGCAATCCCCAGGCGGGACGCATCAAGCGGTAAACAATCGTAATAGTCGCCGCCAACCTCCGTGCAGGAGTAATTTCGGGCTGCAATTTCCACACGATCATAATGGGGGCAATACTCCGGCAACAACCGCTTTTGAATGTCACGAGCTATTTTGAGCTCCTCTTCCATGCGCTGTTTTTCCAGCATCTGCTCAACCATCTGGGCATTTTCAATGGCACTGACGGCAT
It includes:
- a CDS encoding tetratricopeptide repeat protein; its protein translation is MINRHVLKTFALGVFIFLAAGKGNTQIPDYDVGLTSLGGVLSYYSESPSGFLANPANLGLNSWQRATIHLNAPYRFNAIVLNGFRPQIGHMGLAFTNGLGDVPAQSFRAGFSKLLGHRGTWGLRLDYSKFGENKRLFMNWGGTYRFVKINRSGAPIKMGFGAHISHINILNQIKEPVQWGAGGFISLKQDQLKFYPNVYVQNKRAFWSFGIRFNLIEDVSVLASFSDRSGNRVFGGISFNLNRYLADIGFNPDEKRLQISFSMLFGESPEERAQKYFNDGKHALEQHDYEEARRDFHRAWCYVPENNFYNRSFELVTRKIRNEEKQIQKWMSDAQELEQRGYFFVAAMRYLDILNQNPDYKPAQYRLKALRPLVRNDIKRTLQKGKHYLDQGQESIAEKIFQKILLIDKNNKEARQLLTKIKSSKHKEAEEYFYRGLGYYSQRKLGHAQEQFEKALLIDPGYEEVKVYLDEIQRKNDRKLAKIDSLLNKAGEFEKRKSFSRALDIYLHVLDIAPTNEAAQKGVSRLNRFVKKRDSFYLKKSQAALRKKDFKTAERYVNRILRISPKNRKAVRLKNKINQAKITLFNELVDRGDAELQAHHLKNALRNYQMAASIFPRSPKIKQTIEHLTNQIELEKNLNAGIAAFNGQRYVQAIHYFEKVLDGEPSNEKAASYLKTSKE
- a CDS encoding HAMP domain-containing protein — encoded protein: MEDGVRLLQFAQLRNLGQSYYNRLSIRQKFSFTISIVLLVTILILSFSILEWQRKVLNEKMAEICQLSVQNLSGVAKENMLLGGRAPIQELISNMIQMKIIGLRYAFVVDRKGLVIAHSNPRKIDSRAPRYLSLPETHDLKSAFKNGKYFEYVHPIYVKHISRAKAGKLLLGVAVVGFSKKDVFRPISHARQILLLITFVIVGVGLIAANWIAHQLSSTIVILANGVREVRDGNLEVEIPVKSNDELGLLTREFNQLIRRFRENLQMQKFISTLTMQMIRRRSRLKLKDDEAMERRNITVLFSDIRSFTTVSEKLEPESLVKLINIYFDLQTKIIEKYSGIVDKFVGDQIMALFLEEEMVDQAIQAAIDIQKAIRELNRTRKKAKKEILQVGIGINYGPVMIGSMGTQTRMDYTAIGDTVNLGARLCSIAKPGQIIIPNRMIRRVQGKYSLIKLEPLILKGRNRPVQLYMVTND